Proteins encoded in a region of the Podospora pseudopauciseta strain CBS 411.78 chromosome 6, whole genome shotgun sequence genome:
- a CDS encoding hypothetical protein (EggNog:ENOG503NZFC; COG:H) encodes MSGLSEPQRGPSDDPSHLEPPLPPQTKRSSPKPPQPSTPGPIPEDEAFSQKTGDGRRQTEQFPDLIAAEEGPEEEDEFLAEGWDGSSKASTSVTSSIYAHTYENGRRYHSYRYGRYPIPNDDQEQYREDMKHAMMMELTDGKLYLSPIGPNPQKIIDIGTGTGIWAIEMGDLFPGAEILGLDLSPIQPQWVPPNVRFMIDDVEDEWANGSEWDFVHLRGMALVLRDLQKAVDQIYQHLKPGGWIEFQESHGEPRCDDGTMDPETDVMKKFWALCVEAMAKFGMNLNMPAVVGNFLERAGFVNITCVKKKTPVGTWPKDKTMRLIGLYVKEAALQSLSALGKVFANLGMDAVEREVFSAKVREAVMDGKVHRYYYFYFWFAQKPYDNKEGDGGEGDS; translated from the exons ATGTCAGGACTTTCAGAACCCCAAAGGGGGCCATCCGATGACCCCTCACATTTAGaaccaccactaccaccacagACGAAAAGATCGTCGCCAAAACCACCGCAACCGTCAACACCGGGCCCGATACCGGAGGATGAAGCATTTTCGCAAAAAACAGGCGATGGGAGACGGCAGACAGAGCAATTCCCTGATTTAATCGCGGCTGAGGAGGGCcctgaggaagaagacgagtTCTTGGCTGAGGGATGGGACGGGTCGTCCAAGGCTTCGACGTCGGTGACGTCGAGCATTTATGCACATACGTATGAGAATGGGAGGAGATATCATTCTTACCGATATGGGAGGTACCCAATTCCAAATGATGATCAGGAGCAGTATAGGGAGGATATGAAGCAtgcgatgatgatggagttgACG GACGGGAAACTCTACCTTTCGCCCATTGGGCCCAACCCACAAAAGATCATTGATATTGGGACCGGCACGGGAATCTGGGCTATCGAGATGGGGGACCTGTTCCCTGGGGCTGAAATCTTGGGGCTCGATCTCTCACCGATCCAACCACAGTGGGTGCCGCCAAATGTCAGGTTCATGATTGACGATGTCGAAGACGAGTGGGCGAACGGGTCAGAATGGGACTTTGTGCATTTAAGGGGCATGGCGCTTGTGCTGAGGGATTTGCAGAAGGCGGTGGACCAGATCTATCA ACACCTCAAACCAGGAGGCTGGATCGAATTTCAAGAATCACATGGGGAACCTCGTTGTGACGACGGGACCATGGACCCCGAGACGGACGTGATGAAGAAATTCTGGGCTTTATGTGTGGAAGCTATGGCCAAGTTTGGAATGAATTTGAACATGCCGGCTGTGGTGGGCAACTTTCTTGAACGAGCTGGTTTCGTCAATATTACCTGTGTCAAGAAAAAGACACCAGTGGGAACGTGGCCTAAAGATAAAACGATGAGGTTGATTGGGCTGTATGTGAAAGAGGCCGCGTTGCAGAGCTTATCAGCGCTGGGGAAAGTCTTTGCAAACTTGGGGATGGATGCAGTGGAGAGAGAGGTCTTTAGTGcgaaggtgagggaggcggtTATGGATGGGAAGGTGCATAggtattattacttttatttttggtTTGCGCAGAAACCGTATGATAAtaaggagggtgatgggggtgagggagataGTTGA
- a CDS encoding hypothetical protein (EggNog:ENOG503P9E4) — translation MASTQQQSRLLSTSARVHPPYLPHLYTAATKPSPLARGIKWVPPLAGALAAGYVAVSTYRTSAAAAQQRQAEAEQADLERRRQNAALADAYGDRSSLEELERAMRVYEAQRSNN, via the exons ATGGCCTCTACTCAGCAGCAATCCCGCCTTCTTTCCACCTCTGCCCGCGTGCACCCCCCTTACCTTCCTCACCTCTACACCGCGGCTACCAAACCATCCCCCCTAGCAAGGGGCATCAAGTG GGTTCCACCTCTCGCAGGCGCCCTCGCAGCAGGCTACGTAGCCGTCTCAACCTACCgcacctccgccgccgccgcccagcAACGACAGGCCGAGGCTGAGCAGGCTGATCTAGAGAGGAGACGACAGAACGCCGCTTTGGCGGACGCCTACGGGGACAGGAGCagcttggaggagctggagagggcgatgagggtGTATGAGGCGCAGCGGAGCAACAACTAA
- a CDS encoding hypothetical protein (EggNog:ENOG503NZTA; COG:G) yields MIVNLYWITLFVLLPVTVLHMSRSLLAKAARSFLAKAKRHTSDTPPPSPTDSVTGEDDHERIKDKEARAFQIKFLKVYLFAMAADWLQGPYTYPLFKTEFEFPEKTVASLYMTTFIAAAISSLLVGFLADKFGRRNACLAFCLIHSLSALSVLSKDLKVLYAGQALGGIGLAMLWTVFESWMVTEWNTRKLGDERLGTMFGTMTRANCSAAVLGGLIGDLAVEVSGTRKGPFVVGVAIEAIAAAMLICCWNENYGQPKDSKEKRMTPKETLRQLGDIKIWALSFISCCWEGTNFLVLFFWPGILQDAHRRIHGPDAEDVPYGPIFAAFMLAMILGALLFSAIMKRKKSRLAWPIDPFQSPSKTSWLKKAFTNPHNLMGIVIFIGGGCLLQSAYVPIEVLAFFGYLLFEFCNGIYVPCVAYHRGIVVNEGNRAGLYGLMKLPHFLFVIIALATAVEDPRHRQTVFLACFSTLVAASLASIIGLRGSAPEEKKPENDMEQLMEMSDGDSFREKMLTPHTLASASTPTLSTTRPTTAHEIIMDKQS; encoded by the exons ATGATAGTCAATCTCTACTGGATCACgctttttgttcttcttcccGTCACAGTGTTGCATATGAGCAGGAGCCTACTGGCCAAAGCAGCACGAAGTTTCCTCGCCAAAGCAAAAAGACACACATCAGAcactccaccaccatcaccaacagaTTCCGTCACAGGAGAAGATGACCATGAGCGAATCAAAGACAAGGAAGCGCGGGCGTTCCAGATCAAGTTTCTCAAGGTGTACCTTTTTGCCATGGCGGCTGACTGGTTGCAGGGGCCATACACTTACCCCCTCTTCAAAACAGAGTTTGAGTTTCCAGAAAAGACGGTCGCGTCACTGTACATGACGACGTTTATCGCTGCGGCAATCTCTTCACTCCTTGTCGGGTTTCTCGCGGACAAGTTTGGCAGAAGAAATGCCTGTCTAGCGTTCTGTCTCATCCACTCGCTCTCGGCGTTGAGCGTGCTTTCGAAGGACTTGAAAGTGCTGTATGCGGGACAAGCACTTGGTGGAATAGGGCTGGCGATGCTCTGGACGGTGTTTGAGAGTTGGATGGTGACTGAGTGGAACACTAGGAAGCTTGGAGATGAGAGGCTAGGGACCATGTTTGGGACCATGACGAGGGCCAACTGCAGTGCTGCTGTGTTGGGTGGGTTGATTGGCGATTTGGCTGTGGAGGTGTCGGGGACGAGAAAGGGACCTTTTGTGGTTGGTGTG GCTATTGAAGCTATTGCTGCGGCCATGCTTATTTGCTGCTGG AACGAGAACTACGGACAGCCAAAAGACAGTAAGGAGAAGCGCATGACTCCAAAGGAGACCCTTAGACAGCTTGGAG ACATCAAAATCTGGGCACTCAGCTTCatcagctgctgctgggaaggCACCAATTTCTTggtcctcttcttctggcCTGGTATTCTCCAAGACGCACACAGACGCATCCACGGACCTGACGCTGAGGATGTGCCCTATGGCCCCATCTTCGCTGCCTTCATGTTGGCCATGATTCTCGGTGCTCTGCTGTTCAGTGCCATcatgaagagaaagaagagccGCCTCGCCTGGCCCATCGATCCTTTCCAATCTCCCAGCAAGACTTCCTGGTTGAAGAAAGCCTTCACCAATCCCCACAACCTGATGGGTatcgtcatcttcatcggcggcggctgtCTACTGCAATCAGCATATGTTCCAATCGAGGTCCTCGCCTTCTTTGGCTACTTGTTGTTCGAGTTTTGCAACGGCATTTACGTGCCCTGCGTGGCGTACCATAGGGGTATCGTCGTCAACGAGGGCAACAGAGCTGGTTTGTACGGTCTTATGAAGTTGCCCCACTTCCTGTTTGTGATCATTGCACTTGCGACTGCTGTTGAAG ACCCTCGCCACCGGCAAACCGTCTTCCTCGCTTGTTTCTCCACCCTCGTCGCTGCCTCTCTGGCGAGCATCATTGGACTGAGGGGCTCGGCGCCggaagagaagaagcccGAGAATGACATGGAGCAACTGATGGAGATGAGCGATGGTGACAGCTTCCGGGAGAAGATGCTCACGCCGCACACCCTGGCTTCGGCTTCGACACCAACGCTGTCCACCACGAGGCCGACCACGGCTCATGAGATTATCATGGATAAGCAATCCTGA
- the SSF1 gene encoding rRNA-binding ribosome biosynthesis protein (EggNog:ENOG503NU9X; BUSCO:EOG09263NE7; COG:J), which produces MAKKRSKRRTHLGSHNPAAPTAVTGHINTKDPKSMVIRMGAGEVGTSISQLAADVRRVMEPGTASRLKERKANRLRDYVTMCGPLGVSHLLLFSRSESGNTNMRLAITPRGPTFHFRVEKYSLTKDVRRAQRHPKGGGKEYITPPLLVMNNFTNPNSDHTSKVPRHLESLTTTAFQSLFPPINPQRTPLKSIRRVLLLNREQSSEDDGTFIVNFRHYAITTKPVGLSKPLRRLNAAEKLLKSSKSKKGQLPNLGKLKDISEFMIGGENGAGYETDNTSGSEYETDAEVEVLETSARKVHSSNKPRQAQNEDGSDDEDGDAGRKDNVERRAVKLVELGPRMKLRMTKVEEGLCSGKVMWHEYVHKTREEIRELEKKWEQRRKDKEARKKEQKANVERKKAAKEANKQQQQQGKKGQQEEEEDDDEDMEDYDSDLYEYGYDGDDKGFDSEGLAGDAEEQVNSKMEEDGDWEDEEEEIADGNKQGKRKAFKK; this is translated from the coding sequence atggCCAAGAAACGCTCCAAGAGAAGAACCCACCTGGGTTCTCACAACCCAGCCGCCCCCACCGCCGTCACTGgccacatcaacaccaaagaCCCGAAATCCATGGTCATCCGCATGGGCGCCGGCGAAGTAGGAACCAGCATCTCCCAACTTGCCGCCGACGTCCGGCGCGTAATGGAACCCGGCACCGCCTCCCGCCTCAAAGAGCGCAAAGCCAACCGCCTACGCGACTACGTGACCATGTGCGGCCCCCTCGGcgtctcccacctcctcctcttctcccgctCCGAGTCGGGCAACACCAACATGCGCCTCGCCATCACCCCCCGCGGCCCTACCTTTCACTTTCGCGTAGAAAAGTACTCTTTGACAAAGGACGTCCGGCGAGCCCAGCGACACCCCAAGGGGGGCGGCAAAGAGTAcatcacccctcccctcctagTCATGAAcaacttcaccaaccccaactcgGACCACACCTCCAAAGTCCCCCGCCACCTCGAGTCCCTCACCACGACCGCTTTCCAGTCTCTCTTCCCCCCAATCAACCCGCAACGAACCCCCCTCAAATCCATCCGTCGCGTCCTCCTTCTTAACAGGGAGCAATCTTCCGAAGACGACGGGACGTTCATCGTCAACTTTCGCCACtacgccatcaccaccaaaccagtCGGCCTGTCGAAGCCACTGAGGAGGTTAAACGCCGCCGAGAAACTGCTAAAGTCGTCCAAGTCAAAGAAGGGGCAGCTGCCCAACCTGGGGAAGCTAAAAGACATTTCCGAGTTTATGATTGGGGGTGAAAACGGCGCGGGGTACGAGACGGATAACACGTCAGGAAGCGAGTACGAAACCGacgccgaggtggaggttcTCGAGACGTCGGCGAGGAAGGTTCACAGTTCCAACAAGCCAAGACAAGCACAAAATGAAGACgggagtgatgatgaggatggtgacGCGGGGCGTAAAGACAATGTTGAGCGTCGGGCTGTGAAGTTAGTCGAGCTCGGCCCGAGAATGAAGCTTCGCATGACAAAGGTGGAGGAAGGACTGTGCTCGGGCAAGGTGATGTGGCATGAGTATGTCCACAAGACAAGGGAGGAGATTagggagctggagaagaagtgggagcagaggaggaaggataaggaggcgaggaagaaggagcagaaggCGAAtgtggagaggaagaaggctgccaaggaggcgaataagcagcaacagcagcaggggaagaaggggcagcaagaggaagaagaagatgatgatgaggatatgGAGGATTACGATAGTGATTTGTACGAGTATGGGTATGATGGGGATGACAAGGGGTTTGATAGCGAGGGGTTGGCTGGGGATGCTGAGGAGCAGGTCAACtcgaagatggaggaggatggggactgggaggatgaggaggaggagattgccgATGGGAATAAacaggggaagaggaaggctttTAAGAAGTGA
- the RRP3 gene encoding ribosomal RNA processing protein (COG:A; EggNog:ENOG503NUFI), producing the protein MSSVKRRKISDNPSAVKKKKTEAPKPKLTPGPEPRIEDAVSEASDAEESTTLDNENGEAAPKTFKDLGIVDSLCEACDRLGYKQPTAIQQEAIPLALQDRDIIGIAETGSGKTAAFALPILQALLDKPQPLFALVLAPTRELAAQIAQSFEALGSLINLRCALLLGGLDMVQQAIALGKKPHVVVATPGRLLDHLEKTKGFSLRNLRYCVMDEADRLLDMDFGPILEKILKFLPRERRTFLFSATMSSKVESLQRASLRDPLKVNVSTSKYQTVSTLVSNYLFIPHIHKDTYFIYLCNEFAGKTMIVFTRTVLETQRIAILLRTLGMGAIPLHGGLSQSARLGALSKFRAGTRNILVATDVAARGLDIPNVDCVINYDLPQDSKTYIHRVGRTARAGKSGHALSIVTQYDLEIWTRIEAALGTKLTEYAYEKDEVMVFKARVEEAQRHARNEMKNLIDDRGKKGSVLKGHRGKKRGAPGSGRDNMDAEEG; encoded by the exons ATGTCGTCAGTTAAGCGTAGAAAGATCTCCGACAACCCTTCCGCggtgaagaaaaagaagaccgAAGCACCCAAGCCCAAACTGACACCTGGGCCAGAACCCAGAATCGAAGATGCAGTATCTGAGGCCTCAGATGCCGAGGAGTCGACCACCCTTGACAATGAGAACGGGGAGGCTGCCCCAAAGACCTTCAAGGATCTC GGCATCGTCGACTCCCTGTGCGAAGCATGCGACCGACTCGGATACAAGCAGCCAACCGCTATTCAGCAAGAGGCCATCCCACTTGCGCTTCAAGATCGCGACATCATTGGTATCGCCGAGACGGGTTCCGGAAAAACAGCCGCTTTTGCCCTTCCAATTCTTCAAGCTTTGCTCGACAAGCCCCAGCCCTTGTTCGCCCTCGTTCTTGCGCCGACAAGAGAACTTGCCGCCCAGATCGCCCAGTCCTTTGAAGCTCTCGGTTCCTTGATCAACCTCCGCTgcgctcttcttcttggtggtcTAGACATGGTACAGCAAGCTATCGCTCTCGGAAAGAAGCCTCACGTCGTCGTCGCAACCCCCGGTAGACTTCTCGACCATTTGGAAAAGACCAAGGGCTTCAGCTTGCGCAATCTTAGGTACTGCGTCATGGACGAAGCCGATCGCCTCCTCGACATGGACTTTGGCCCCATCCTCGAGAAGATCCTCAAGTTCCTCCCCCGCGAGCGCCGCACTTTTCTGTTCTCCGCCACCATGTCCAGCAAAGTCGAGTCCCTCCAGCGCGCCTCTCTCCGCGACCCCCTAAAGGTCAACGTCTCCACCTCCAAGTACCAAACCGTCTCGACGCTCGTCTCGAACTACCTCTTCATCCCTCACATTCACAAGGACACGTATTTCATCTACCTCTGTAATGAATTCGCCGGCAAGACAATGATCGTCTTTACCCGTACTGTTCTCGAGACGCAAAGAATTGCCATTCTGTTGCGCACTCTGGGCATGGGCGCTATCCCGCTCCACGGTGGCTTGTCTCAGTCAGCTCGTCTCGGTGCGCTGAGCAAGTTCCGTGCTGGGACGAGGAATATTCTTGTGGCTACTGATGTTGCGGCTCGTGGTTTGGATATTCCCAATGTGGACTGTGTCATCAATTATGATTTGCCGCAGGATTCGAAGACATATATTCATCGGGTTGGTCGTACGGCTCGTGCGGGCAAGTCGGGGCATGCTCTGAGTATTGTGACGCAATA TGACCTCGAAATCTGGACCCGCATCGAAGCCGCCCTCGGCACCAAGCTCACCGAGTACGCTTACGAAAAGGACGAGGTGATGGTTTTTAAGGCCCGGGTGGAAGAGGCTCAACGGCACGCGAGAAATGAGATGAAGAACTTGATTGATGAccgggggaagaaggggtcGGTGCTGAAGGGCCAcagggggaagaagaggggtgCACCCGGGTCTGGGAGGGATAATATGGATGCTGaggagggttga